The following proteins come from a genomic window of Chlamydiales bacterium:
- a CDS encoding phospho-sugar mutase: MKIIIDSNTQKNIDHWLDGHYDFETKEEIRRLQRENPEELIDAFYTTLTFGTGGLRGIMGPGTNRMNIYTIRTTTQGLSNYINAQISNQETPTVIIGYDSRHHASKFAQEAANVLAANGIEVFIYEALRPVALVSFGVLYKKMTAGIMITASHNPPNYNGYKVYWGDGGQVLPPHDRNIIEAIQQISSDEMVKTVRYPHPLIHKVNGEIDRAYLETIHKQQLYSKDNKNHGQTLHVVYTSLHGAGITILPLALCDWGFTHLTIVEEQATPNGDFSTVTSPNPEDPAALAMGVEKLKKVKGDLLIGTDPDTDRIGVAMIHENAPFFFDGHQLACLLLNHICYGLQKMNKMPSQPMFIKTIVTTELFRKIAEYYGGECLDVLTGFKYIGQKIAQWEEEKSPYHYIFGGEESYGYLFGSHVRDKDAIISAACICEAALQLKKKGETLVDSLYQIYQTHGIFREKLLSLSFEGKPGAKRIKAIMQNLRNSPLKLANIPVIAIEDYLSQTKTNLDTGQKEALTLPKSNILRFWLIDGSKIVVRPSGTESKIKIYAAVEDKNPKGDGEIEKAINRCDAHLNKMLLLIENQLSSLS; this comes from the coding sequence ATGAAAATCATAATTGATAGCAACACACAAAAAAATATTGATCATTGGCTAGACGGCCATTATGACTTTGAAACAAAAGAAGAGATTCGACGTTTACAACGTGAAAACCCTGAAGAACTTATAGATGCGTTTTATACTACACTGACATTTGGCACAGGTGGTTTGAGAGGGATTATGGGTCCAGGAACGAATCGGATGAATATTTATACTATCCGCACAACAACTCAGGGACTCTCCAATTACATCAATGCTCAAATCTCAAATCAAGAAACCCCTACAGTCATTATTGGTTATGACTCACGCCATCATGCTTCGAAATTTGCTCAAGAAGCGGCAAATGTTTTGGCAGCAAATGGGATTGAAGTCTTTATTTATGAAGCCTTACGTCCAGTTGCTTTAGTCTCCTTTGGGGTTCTCTATAAAAAAATGACAGCTGGAATCATGATTACAGCATCTCACAATCCTCCCAATTATAATGGTTATAAAGTTTATTGGGGGGATGGAGGTCAAGTTCTTCCTCCTCATGATAGAAACATTATTGAGGCAATCCAACAGATTTCTTCCGATGAAATGGTGAAAACTGTTCGATATCCTCATCCCTTAATCCATAAAGTAAATGGAGAGATTGATAGAGCCTACCTTGAAACTATCCATAAACAACAGCTTTATTCTAAAGATAATAAAAATCATGGTCAAACATTACATGTCGTTTATACAAGTTTACATGGAGCAGGCATTACCATCCTTCCTTTAGCTCTATGTGATTGGGGCTTTACTCATCTTACAATCGTAGAAGAACAGGCAACTCCTAATGGAGATTTTTCAACAGTCACCTCTCCTAATCCTGAAGATCCTGCCGCTCTTGCTATGGGAGTCGAGAAACTGAAAAAAGTGAAGGGGGATCTTTTAATTGGCACTGATCCGGATACCGATCGAATTGGTGTAGCGATGATCCATGAAAATGCTCCTTTTTTCTTTGACGGTCATCAATTAGCTTGTCTCCTACTCAACCATATCTGCTATGGATTGCAGAAAATGAATAAGATGCCTTCACAACCCATGTTCATTAAAACCATTGTTACAACTGAACTCTTTCGCAAAATTGCAGAATATTATGGAGGTGAATGTCTTGATGTCTTGACGGGTTTCAAATACATTGGTCAGAAAATTGCTCAATGGGAAGAAGAAAAATCCCCCTATCACTATATTTTCGGCGGAGAAGAGTCGTATGGTTATCTTTTTGGTTCGCATGTGCGAGATAAAGATGCGATTATTTCTGCCGCATGCATATGCGAAGCTGCTTTACAACTCAAAAAAAAAGGAGAAACACTGGTAGATTCTCTCTACCAGATCTATCAAACTCATGGGATTTTTCGTGAAAAGCTTTTATCTCTTTCTTTTGAAGGAAAACCAGGGGCCAAGCGTATAAAAGCAATAATGCAAAATTTACGCAACTCTCCTCTAAAACTTGCTAATATCCCCGTCATAGCCATAGAAGATTATCTATCTCAAACTAAGACTAATCTTGACACTGGTCAAAAAGAAGCTTTGACATTGCCGAAATCTAATATACTCCGCTTTTGGCTGATAGATGGATCGAAGATTGTCGTACGTCCTTCAGGTACTGAATCTAAAATTAAAATCTATGCTGCGGTAGAAGATAAAAATCCTAAAGGAGATGGTGAGATTGAAAAAGCGATTAACAGATGCGATGCGCATCTCAATAAGATGCTTCTACTCATAGAAAACCAATTATCTTCCCTATCATAA
- a CDS encoding Fe-Mn family superoxide dismutase translates to MVKKFVLPDLPYAYQALEPVISREIMELHHKKHHNTYVTKLNESLEKYDESEKNGDLPTMISLQPAIRFNGGGHINHSIFWTNLAPQNQGGGEPPVGKLAEKIDEKWGSFEKFLDSFNAAAIPIQGSGWCWLGFCKTNHQLVIETCSNQDPLLSTKNKIPLLGIDVWEHAYYLQYKNLRPDYLKAIWGVVNWKNVSQRYAECFKSCPAYGK, encoded by the coding sequence ATGGTCAAAAAATTTGTTCTGCCTGATCTTCCTTATGCTTACCAAGCTCTTGAGCCTGTGATTAGTCGAGAAATTATGGAATTGCACCATAAGAAGCATCATAATACTTATGTGACAAAACTTAATGAATCTCTTGAAAAATATGATGAGTCAGAAAAAAATGGCGACCTTCCGACTATGATCTCCCTCCAGCCTGCAATTCGCTTTAATGGAGGAGGTCATATTAATCATAGTATTTTTTGGACAAACCTTGCCCCACAGAATCAGGGAGGAGGAGAGCCACCAGTGGGTAAGCTTGCTGAAAAGATTGACGAAAAATGGGGATCTTTCGAAAAATTTTTAGATAGTTTTAATGCTGCAGCTATTCCTATTCAGGGCTCGGGTTGGTGTTGGCTTGGATTTTGTAAAACAAATCATCAACTTGTGATTGAAACTTGTTCTAACCAAGATCCTCTACTCAGTACGAAAAATAAGATTCCTCTACTTGGGATAGACGTATGGGAGCATGCTTACTATCTTCAGTATAAAAATCTCCGGCCTGATTATCTTAAAGCGATTTGGGGGGTAGTGAACTGGAAAAATGTCAGCCAACGCTATGCAGAATGCTTCAAATCTTGCCCAGCATACGGTAAATAG
- a CDS encoding NUDIX domain-containing protein, whose amino-acid sequence MKKYHTLFGKHRITASVNAFLILHDQDKILLMLRQNTGFLDGHWGLLSGHVEFGESATQGIIREAQEELGIEISLNALRVVHVMHRKTNRINIDIFFDAIDWKGEISNQEPIKCKEIGFFSIPSFPKNTIDYNIAALKFIALGQFYSEWGF is encoded by the coding sequence ATGAAAAAATATCACACTCTTTTTGGAAAGCACAGAATTACCGCAAGTGTAAATGCATTCTTAATTTTGCATGATCAAGATAAAATATTGCTTATGTTAAGGCAAAATACGGGCTTTTTAGATGGTCATTGGGGGTTGTTATCAGGTCATGTAGAGTTTGGGGAATCTGCTACCCAGGGTATCATCAGAGAGGCACAGGAAGAATTAGGGATTGAGATTTCTTTAAATGCGTTACGAGTAGTTCATGTTATGCATCGTAAAACAAACCGGATCAATATCGATATCTTCTTCGACGCTATCGACTGGAAAGGAGAGATCTCGAATCAAGAGCCTATAAAATGCAAAGAAATTGGTTTTTTCTCCATTCCTTCTTTTCCTAAGAATACCATTGATTATAACATTGCTGCTTTAAAATTCATTGCTTTAGGTCAATTTTATTCTGAATGGGGATTTTGA
- a CDS encoding DEAD/DEAH box helicase, with amino-acid sequence MAFGQFDLDPLILKAIEKLTYQNTTPIQELAIPLILKGKDLIALAETGSGKTAACAIPICHKVNPDQPDIQALIIVPTREIALQYATATQKIGAFKKVKVFALFGGEDIALQHAKLKGGCQVLIATPGRLIDLIFSRLIDLSKVTIFVLDEADQMLGMGFYEDLEFIINCLIHQHQTLLFSATMPKQIEMIAKNHMIHPEEIILIHNKPTPAKLRHQLTFCSDPRKKQEELVFLLKKFNPTQCLIFANSRREVEALYHYLKSKIPGVDFLHGGLEQKLRCMLVNKFQKGKIRFLIATDIAARGLDFSEVTHVFNLHFPLDKETYTHRAGRTGRSGRTGVCVTLVTKREMPKVKKIFKMLKRDPKWLNPPPVL; translated from the coding sequence ATGGCGTTTGGACAATTTGATTTGGATCCTTTAATTCTTAAGGCAATTGAAAAACTTACTTACCAAAATACTACACCGATTCAAGAGCTCGCCATTCCTCTTATCTTAAAAGGAAAAGATCTCATTGCTCTTGCAGAAACAGGATCTGGCAAAACAGCAGCTTGTGCAATTCCTATATGCCATAAAGTCAATCCTGATCAACCTGATATCCAGGCTTTAATTATTGTCCCAACAAGAGAAATAGCTTTGCAATATGCAACAGCAACACAAAAAATTGGTGCTTTCAAAAAAGTCAAAGTTTTTGCTCTTTTTGGGGGAGAAGATATAGCTCTGCAGCATGCTAAATTAAAAGGAGGTTGCCAAGTATTAATTGCAACACCTGGTCGTTTAATTGATCTTATCTTTTCCAGATTGATAGATCTGTCAAAAGTTACCATTTTTGTTTTAGATGAAGCTGATCAAATGCTTGGCATGGGATTTTATGAAGATTTAGAGTTCATTATCAATTGTTTAATTCATCAACATCAAACACTTCTTTTTTCTGCTACTATGCCTAAACAGATTGAAATGATTGCAAAAAACCACATGATTCATCCAGAAGAAATTATTTTAATTCATAACAAACCCACTCCAGCTAAGCTAAGACATCAACTTACCTTTTGCTCAGATCCTAGAAAGAAACAAGAAGAATTGGTATTTCTACTCAAAAAATTTAATCCCACTCAATGTCTGATTTTTGCCAATTCACGTCGTGAAGTCGAAGCGCTTTATCATTATCTAAAATCTAAAATTCCTGGAGTGGATTTTCTACACGGAGGATTAGAACAAAAACTTCGTTGTATGTTAGTCAATAAGTTTCAAAAAGGGAAAATCCGTTTTTTAATTGCTACCGATATTGCTGCTCGTGGCTTGGATTTTAGTGAAGTCACTCATGTTTTTAATTTGCATTTTCCTCTTGATAAAGAGACATATACTCATAGAGCAGGTCGAACAGGACGATCGGGTCGTACAGGAGTATGTGTGACTTTGGTAACAAAACGGGAGATGCCAAAAGTGAAAAAAATTTTTAAAATGCTAAAACGCGATCCCAAATGGTTAAATCCTCCACCTGTTTTATAG
- a CDS encoding HDIG domain-containing protein, which translates to MDDNSDSQESRKEEDLRELRFSRAQSFFDKSLVIRLLIGVFFALCLFFLLHFREIYIEKLELGTEANRYVVAQIDFSFPDEEATIILKQEVAHEIGMIYRIKEDQIHERVADFQKYITRDELGIRQWKALNQENQFEDVALALSLIVDGLRQKRFTDLKTIQQIESFPPDERPTLITNLYPYVPTDLNRSLPSLFWSSFEKQIFMEVDIPSAVSLFILHYFESIEWEFIIDQGMEYTLRKLVQNRIPEKYTQVRSGDRLIDQGEKVSARHISMLQAMKEKLDQKRNPIDPLTIAGTLLMTLLLIGVAAIYLSENHRDIFKSNRKLSLFVTILILSFSLAKGIELFLIQVIIIDLVRFPLFVPFTAILLASLMNMRISAFTIVFLSVIYAIALAVEEVPFLVINLLTSIVIILMARHIHRRKEVFIVCAKGWFISLLVVLAFNLYDGTLLTLNFIGDFSSTFFFMAMTAVLVVGFLPVLESTFQIMTDITLMEFMDPSNELLRRLTIEAPGTYQHSMFVGHLAESAALAIGANGLFCRVSTQYHDIGKLANPQYFTENQLGGMDMHQLLTPLESTQVIIAHVKEGVALARKVGLPEQFIDIIKEHHGTTLVYYFYHKQIDLIERDKSQVEESSFRYSGPTPRTKESTIIMIADTLEAASRCLDIFNEESVTHLVERLIAQKMEDGQFNESLLTFEELGIVKTTLIKTLLAANHPRVKYPTHHPGEEG; encoded by the coding sequence ATGGATGACAATTCTGATAGTCAAGAGAGTAGAAAAGAAGAAGATTTAAGAGAGCTTCGATTTTCAAGAGCACAGAGTTTTTTTGATAAAAGTTTAGTGATTCGATTGTTAATCGGAGTATTTTTTGCCCTTTGTCTCTTTTTTTTACTCCATTTCCGTGAAATATATATTGAAAAACTTGAACTTGGCACTGAAGCAAATCGCTATGTGGTTGCACAAATTGATTTTTCTTTCCCCGATGAAGAAGCGACCATTATTCTTAAACAAGAAGTCGCTCATGAAATTGGAATGATCTATAGGATTAAAGAAGATCAAATCCATGAAAGAGTTGCAGATTTCCAGAAATACATTACCCGTGATGAATTAGGGATTCGGCAATGGAAAGCTTTAAATCAAGAGAATCAGTTTGAGGATGTAGCATTAGCTCTTAGCTTGATTGTGGATGGTTTGAGACAAAAACGTTTTACTGATTTAAAAACTATTCAACAGATTGAAAGTTTTCCTCCAGATGAACGTCCTACTCTTATTACTAATCTATACCCCTATGTCCCTACAGATTTGAACCGCTCTCTTCCCTCTTTATTCTGGTCTAGCTTTGAAAAACAGATCTTTATGGAAGTTGATATCCCTTCAGCAGTCTCTCTATTTATTCTTCATTATTTTGAATCCATCGAATGGGAATTCATCATTGATCAGGGGATGGAATATACATTACGCAAGCTTGTTCAAAATAGAATTCCAGAGAAGTATACGCAAGTCCGTTCAGGTGATCGACTGATTGATCAAGGAGAAAAAGTTTCAGCACGTCACATTTCTATGCTTCAGGCAATGAAAGAAAAGTTGGATCAAAAACGCAATCCAATAGATCCGTTAACCATTGCTGGTACACTTCTGATGACGCTTCTTTTGATTGGAGTAGCTGCTATCTATTTAAGTGAAAATCATCGAGATATTTTTAAATCAAATCGTAAATTATCCCTATTTGTGACCATCCTCATTCTTTCTTTTTCCTTAGCAAAAGGCATAGAATTATTTCTTATTCAGGTGATTATAATAGATTTAGTGCGCTTTCCTCTTTTCGTACCATTTACTGCGATCTTACTAGCTAGTTTGATGAATATGAGAATTAGTGCATTTACTATTGTTTTTCTTTCAGTGATTTATGCTATTGCCTTAGCAGTAGAAGAGGTCCCTTTTTTAGTGATTAATCTTTTGACCTCAATAGTGATCATTTTGATGGCTCGTCATATTCATCGCCGGAAGGAAGTATTCATTGTTTGTGCTAAAGGTTGGTTTATTAGTCTTCTCGTTGTTTTAGCTTTTAATCTCTATGATGGGACACTTCTTACTCTGAATTTTATTGGAGATTTCTCAAGTACTTTCTTTTTTATGGCTATGACAGCAGTGTTAGTTGTAGGCTTCTTACCCGTTCTTGAATCGACATTTCAGATTATGACTGATATCACACTCATGGAATTTATGGATCCTAGCAATGAGCTGTTGCGTCGTCTCACTATTGAGGCACCTGGAACTTATCAACATTCAATGTTTGTGGGACATCTTGCTGAATCTGCTGCTTTAGCGATTGGAGCGAATGGATTGTTCTGCCGTGTTTCTACTCAATATCATGATATTGGTAAGTTAGCTAATCCACAATATTTTACTGAAAATCAACTCGGTGGAATGGATATGCATCAGTTGTTGACTCCTCTGGAATCGACTCAAGTCATTATTGCTCATGTCAAGGAAGGCGTTGCTCTTGCGCGTAAAGTAGGTCTGCCTGAACAGTTTATTGATATTATTAAGGAACATCATGGGACGACACTCGTCTATTATTTTTATCATAAGCAGATCGATTTAATCGAAAGAGATAAAAGTCAAGTGGAAGAGAGTAGTTTTCGTTATAGCGGGCCTACTCCTCGGACGAAAGAATCTACAATTATTATGATTGCAGATACGCTAGAAGCCGCCTCCCGTTGTCTAGATATATTTAACGAAGAAAGTGTGACCCACCTTGTTGAAAGGCTCATTGCGCAGAAAATGGAAGATGGCCAGTTTAACGAATCATTATTGACTTTTGAAGAACTTGGAATTGTCAAAACTACTCTTATTAAAACTCTATTGGCAGCGAATCATCCTAGGGTAAAATATCCTACTCATCACCCGGGAGAAGAAGGGTGA
- a CDS encoding hydroxymethylbilane synthase (transformation of prophobilinogen to hydroxymethylbilane in porphyrin biosynthesis) — protein sequence MKIKLKDEIRSKQIVIKVGARNSNLSKKQVEEIQATYPHLLLEPIYIETIGDRNRTISLRTIGKTDFFTREIDEMVLSGECRIGIHSAKDLPDPLPKGLELIKLTKGIDPADSLVLRNQETLSKKSIVATSSIRREEMVRKIINDVTFVDIRGTIEERIEKLHRREVDGVVIAEAALIRLGLTQLNRVKLPGPSAPLQGQLAILGRQGDVEIRNYFY from the coding sequence TTGAAAATCAAACTGAAAGATGAAATACGATCTAAGCAGATTGTTATTAAAGTGGGTGCAAGAAATTCTAATTTATCAAAAAAGCAAGTTGAAGAGATTCAAGCTACCTATCCCCACCTCCTTCTTGAACCCATTTATATTGAGACAATAGGGGATCGTAATAGAACTATTTCACTGCGTACGATCGGGAAAACTGATTTTTTTACCCGAGAAATTGATGAGATGGTGTTAAGTGGAGAGTGTCGGATTGGCATTCACTCAGCTAAGGACTTACCTGACCCTTTGCCAAAGGGTTTAGAGCTTATTAAATTGACTAAAGGCATCGATCCTGCTGATAGTCTGGTGCTGCGTAATCAAGAAACTTTATCAAAAAAATCTATTGTCGCTACCTCTTCTATAAGAAGAGAAGAGATGGTGCGTAAAATTATAAATGATGTGACATTTGTTGATATTAGAGGAACGATTGAAGAGCGAATTGAAAAATTGCATAGGAGAGAAGTGGATGGAGTCGTTATTGCTGAAGCAGCTTTAATCCGTTTGGGTCTAACACAACTCAATCGGGTTAAATTACCAGGCCCTTCTGCTCCTTTGCAAGGTCAACTTGCGATTTTAGGGCGTCAGGGAGATGTTGAAATACGCAATTATTTTTATTAA
- the accD gene encoding acetyl-CoA carboxylase, carboxyltransferase subunit beta, translating to MPLFSRDKPKIKVESSKADGFSGWLKCNHCHEMIHANELTQNLNCCQKCNYHYRLPVAERIEMLADPGTFEELFDDIRSIDILNFKDTISYPKRLEKAIAQSGSSEGVVVGTCTLSRHKVAIGVLNFGFMAGSMGSVVGERLTRIIELALEQKIPLIIVSASGGARMQESIFSLMQMAKTSAALAKLHEAGIPFISVLTNPTSGGVTASFASLGDIIIAEPDALICFAGPRVVEQVVREKLPPGAQKSEFLLKHGMIDCIIKRHEMKKKLSQFLDFLTGNEREFVTMQMNQLFLLTDDS from the coding sequence ATGCCTTTATTTTCGCGTGATAAACCTAAAATTAAAGTCGAATCATCCAAAGCTGATGGATTTAGCGGTTGGCTGAAGTGCAATCATTGTCATGAAATGATTCATGCCAACGAGTTGACTCAAAATCTCAACTGTTGTCAAAAGTGTAATTATCACTACCGTTTGCCTGTGGCTGAGAGAATTGAGATGTTAGCTGATCCTGGCACATTCGAAGAGTTATTTGATGATATTAGGTCTATAGATATTTTAAATTTTAAAGATACGATCTCTTACCCTAAACGGCTTGAAAAAGCTATTGCACAATCGGGAAGTTCTGAAGGAGTGGTAGTAGGGACTTGTACTTTGAGTCGCCATAAGGTTGCTATTGGAGTGCTGAATTTTGGATTTATGGCAGGATCAATGGGATCAGTTGTTGGAGAGCGTTTAACTAGAATTATCGAGCTTGCCTTAGAGCAAAAAATTCCTCTTATTATTGTATCTGCTTCTGGTGGGGCTCGGATGCAGGAATCAATTTTTTCACTGATGCAGATGGCTAAAACATCAGCTGCATTGGCTAAATTGCATGAGGCTGGTATTCCATTTATCTCTGTTCTGACTAACCCGACATCAGGAGGTGTCACAGCGTCTTTTGCTTCTCTAGGAGATATTATTATTGCTGAACCCGATGCATTGATTTGTTTTGCGGGTCCAAGAGTTGTTGAGCAAGTCGTTCGAGAAAAACTTCCACCAGGAGCACAGAAATCGGAATTTCTTCTGAAACATGGGATGATTGATTGTATTATTAAAAGACATGAGATGAAGAAGAAATTATCTCAATTTTTGGATTTTCTAACTGGGAATGAGCGTGAATTTGTCACAATGCAAATGAATCAATTGTTTTTATTGACAGATGATAGTTAA
- the rnc gene encoding ribonuclease III, with protein MQKNFPIEIIEKRLKVVFEDSELLFLAFVHRSFWNENQETISDHNERLEFLGDSILNLIITHYLYKTHPTLDEGRLSKLRSQLVDAATCVQYLQHLDVSEYLLLGKGEETNQGKGRESILADLFEAIMGAVYLDRGLEGTSSFFLHHFKEEIDHLIESPQRNWKAEFQDWAQKQFQTTPRYEIIEEQGLSHHKLFRVGLWVGMKKQAEGTGFSKKAAQVEAAKNALLEIEKHRQHL; from the coding sequence ATGCAAAAAAACTTTCCAATTGAGATTATAGAAAAGAGATTAAAAGTGGTCTTTGAAGATTCTGAGTTGCTCTTTTTAGCTTTTGTTCACCGTTCATTTTGGAATGAAAATCAAGAAACTATTTCTGATCATAATGAGAGACTCGAGTTTCTAGGAGATTCCATTCTAAACCTTATCATCACTCACTATCTATATAAAACCCATCCTACCCTTGATGAAGGGAGGCTTTCAAAATTACGTTCTCAACTTGTCGATGCTGCGACCTGTGTTCAATATCTTCAACATCTTGATGTTAGCGAATATTTGCTTCTTGGTAAAGGAGAAGAAACCAATCAAGGAAAGGGGCGAGAGTCAATTTTAGCTGACTTATTTGAAGCAATCATGGGAGCGGTGTATCTTGATCGGGGACTTGAAGGGACGAGTAGCTTCTTTCTTCACCATTTTAAGGAAGAAATCGATCATTTGATTGAATCACCTCAGAGAAATTGGAAAGCTGAGTTTCAGGACTGGGCTCAAAAGCAATTTCAGACTACTCCTCGCTATGAGATCATAGAAGAACAAGGTCTCTCTCATCACAAGCTATTTAGAGTAGGGCTTTGGGTGGGTATGAAAAAACAAGCAGAGGGGACAGGGTTTTCAAAAAAAGCTGCCCAAGTAGAAGCTGCAAAAAATGCTCTTCTCGAGATCGAAAAACATCGTCAGCATCTTTAA
- a CDS encoding PTS sugar transporter subunit IIA, which yields MLVSKQNSQNLLISNYLSAALVKFLDVNHRDAALASLVNSLHEEGKLKDKEAFHHAILEREAIVSTAIGMGVAVPHAKLSEYQTFFIAIGIHLKGLSWDALDGVPVRLIFMIGGPDDRQTEYLQLLSRLTLAIKDEERRKKLLQFTNPEDIIALFRGI from the coding sequence ATGCTTGTTTCGAAACAAAATAGTCAAAATTTGTTAATTTCTAATTATTTAAGTGCTGCTTTAGTCAAGTTTCTCGATGTTAATCATCGCGATGCTGCTCTTGCTTCTCTTGTGAATTCTCTTCATGAAGAGGGAAAGTTAAAAGATAAGGAAGCATTTCATCATGCGATTCTAGAACGAGAGGCGATCGTTTCAACAGCTATTGGTATGGGAGTCGCCGTACCTCATGCTAAATTATCAGAATATCAAACTTTTTTTATTGCGATTGGGATTCATTTAAAAGGGCTTTCCTGGGACGCCCTTGATGGAGTGCCAGTGCGTCTCATTTTTATGATCGGAGGTCCTGATGATAGACAGACAGAGTATTTGCAGTTATTATCTCGGTTAACTTTAGCAATTAAAGATGAAGAACGTCGAAAAAAACTTTTACAATTTACAAATCCAGAAGACATTATAGCTCTTTTTAGGGGAATATAG
- a CDS encoding uroporphyrinogen-III synthase produces the protein MFCNKKRKNVLYFGLDPSHFFSKDEVFHFPLIETIPLSYERVKPFLLTSYSHVLFTSRTAITYYFHYNGSKEKNFICIGLGTVAQLMKFGLSPAYIPETACSESVVTLLEKIAYAHVLYPHSARSRPLLPEYLTQHRGIPFVLYDTYSKNVRLPNLEMFHELIFTSPSTVEAFGKICDDLPDRKKCRAIGPITENALNKLFHSTNLIQ, from the coding sequence ATGTTTTGTAATAAAAAGAGAAAAAATGTTCTGTATTTTGGACTAGATCCTAGCCATTTTTTTTCAAAAGACGAAGTCTTCCATTTTCCTTTAATCGAAACAATTCCTCTTTCTTATGAGCGAGTGAAGCCATTTTTATTGACCTCTTACTCTCATGTTTTATTCACAAGTCGAACAGCGATTACTTATTATTTTCATTACAATGGATCGAAAGAGAAAAATTTTATCTGTATTGGATTAGGAACAGTGGCACAACTTATGAAGTTCGGTCTATCGCCAGCCTATATTCCCGAAACAGCGTGTAGCGAAAGCGTAGTGACACTCTTAGAAAAAATCGCGTATGCTCATGTTTTATATCCTCATTCAGCTCGTTCTCGTCCTCTGCTTCCTGAATATTTAACTCAACATCGAGGAATCCCATTTGTTCTTTACGACACCTATTCAAAAAATGTTCGATTGCCTAATCTTGAAATGTTTCATGAACTAATTTTTACGAGTCCATCGACTGTAGAAGCTTTTGGAAAAATTTGTGATGATTTACCCGATAGAAAAAAATGTAGAGCCATTGGCCCTATCACTGAAAACGCATTGAACAAATTGTTTCATTCAACTAACCTGATTCAATAA
- a CDS encoding DUF5070 domain-containing protein has product MRRPILASEYKKFFQNKGYISFENLIPSDEIQSLWDKILKRHEELPEASHENISRTIPEVLKIAYKLGKIVAELLDRKPIRFLYDMFIEDLNLIRPIQDREIALLLSRSGKGIFSTHSSHFHEGREENYLLILFTANYVNTPIIYNN; this is encoded by the coding sequence ATGAGACGCCCTATTTTAGCATCTGAGTACAAAAAATTTTTTCAAAATAAAGGTTATATTTCCTTTGAAAATCTCATCCCTTCTGATGAAATCCAGAGTCTTTGGGACAAAATTCTTAAACGACATGAGGAACTACCAGAAGCCTCTCATGAAAATATTTCTCGTACGATCCCTGAAGTCCTTAAGATTGCTTATAAACTTGGTAAGATCGTAGCTGAACTATTAGATCGTAAACCTATCCGTTTTTTATATGACATGTTTATTGAAGATTTGAATCTCATACGTCCCATTCAAGACAGAGAAATTGCTCTTTTGTTATCTCGCTCAGGGAAGGGGATTTTTTCTACTCATTCTTCTCATTTTCATGAAGGAAGAGAAGAAAACTACCTTCTCATTCTCTTTACCGCAAACTATGTGAATACTCCTATCATTTATAATAATTAG
- the dut gene encoding dUTP diphosphatase, whose protein sequence is MQENIEILVLTDREDLPHYASEGASGADIRAHLSDSLIISPGHTALIPTGLFFEIPQGYEIQIRPRSGLACHDKITILNTPATIDSDYRGELKVILINHGESEFEVKPDMRIAQLVVTPVFKARFVRTKTLSKSGRGSGGFGHTGIG, encoded by the coding sequence ATGCAAGAAAATATTGAGATTCTAGTCCTAACGGATAGGGAAGATCTCCCTCATTATGCCTCAGAAGGTGCCTCTGGTGCTGATATTAGAGCTCATCTGAGTGATTCCCTCATAATTTCCCCAGGTCATACGGCTCTTATTCCCACAGGATTATTTTTTGAAATTCCTCAAGGTTATGAAATCCAAATTAGACCTAGAAGTGGGTTGGCGTGTCACGATAAAATTACCATTCTTAATACCCCAGCTACCATTGATTCAGATTATCGAGGTGAACTTAAGGTGATTTTAATCAATCATGGAGAGAGTGAATTTGAGGTAAAGCCCGATATGAGAATTGCTCAGCTGGTGGTGACTCCTGTGTTTAAAGCACGCTTTGTGAGAACAAAGACTCTTAGTAAAAGTGGACGTGGGTCCGGGGGGTTTGGACACACGGGAATAGGTTAA